The Anaerolineales bacterium region CACCCCGACAGTTTGGACGCGGGCTTCGCTACGCTCGAACGCGCTACAAATTTTGTTGCCGATCCCGAACAGCCCACGCGCATGGATTTGACCAAGGGATTGCATTTACTGCGCGAAGGCGGATTAATCTACGTTGTCGCGGGGAGCGTCACCTTGCCTGTCGAGCGTTGGCCCCAACTGCCTGAAGAAAAATTAACGATTCCCTTGAGCATTCCCGATCAAGTGGAGTTATCGGGTGGGTGGAAATTAAATTGCGAGCGTTGGAATATCCCCTCGCTGGCAATGGAAGAGTCAAGCGCTAACGACGATCCGTTTCAAGTTTGGTTAGACGCGGGCGAACTCTCCGACGATCTCGCATTGCGGACGCGGCAAGAGGGTGACCGCTTCGAGCCGCTCGGCATGGACGGACACGAAACGAAATTATCCGATTTCTTTATCAACGTGAAATTGCCTCAGCGCGCCCGCGACCGCTGGCCCCTCTTGTGCATGGGGAAAAAAGTGGTGTGGGTGCCCGGCTATCGCCCCGCGCATCCGTTCCGCTTGACCGAGTCCACGCGGCAGGCGTTGTATTTTTCGTTGACACGCGGTTAATGTCATTGCGAGGAAGCCCGAAGGGCTGACGAAGCAATCTTCTTGGTTACATTCCAACAATTGGTCGGCGGTTCGAGGAGATTGCTTCGTCGCTTCGCTCCTCGCAATGACGTTACTTATTCCCCGCCAACTTCTGCAACTTGATGAACAACTCGCGCCATTGGATCTTCGACACGCCAAGTTTTTGGCGGATCTTGTCCGGTTCTTCGCCGGCGCGGTAATCGTTGAGGGCGCATGTCCAGCGGCACATGTCGAAGGAGAGGTGTTTGGTGAGTCCCGTCTCGTTGCTGATGTCTTCGAGCAGATATTCCAATCGCCGCGGCGACCACGGGAAGAGTTTATCTTTGGGTTGGTATTGGGCGGCGTATTCCTCGTAGGCGGGAATCCAATCGCTAGGGAGAACCAGCTTCCTTTCCTTGTAACGATTCGTCGGCGCCGCGTACTTGATGAAGACTTGGGGTCCGTTGGGCGAATCCAGTTCGAGATGCTCGAGTTTGATTCCGAGCGTCTCGCTCTTTTTGATTCCCGTTGATAGCAACAAGTAAACCAGCGCGTACGGACGCGCGTCCGCTTTGTCCGCGCGGCGGTGACGGTCCGCGGCGAGGAGGACTTCGTCGTATTCTTTGGGGGTCAACACAGTGGGGATGGGGCTGATAGCGGAGCGCTGCGCGACCTTTTCGGCGGGGTCAACGACGAGGGCGCCGAACTTGTGCAACCAGCGAAACAGCGACTTGGTGGCGGTGATGCGCCTCGCCAACGTTTTGGGACTGCACGGCACGTCACGCTCTTTTTCCATCCACTCGAAATAGCGGTTGAGGTCTTTGGTGGTGACTTTGCCGAGGGTCACATCTTCGGGCAGGAACGTAGTGAGCAGGCGCACGTCCGAGAGGAAGGCTTTGACCGTGTTCGGCGAGCGTCCCTGGTCGGCGAGATACCTCTCCCACGATTGGATCGCCGAAGCAAGCCGCGTGTTTTGGTTCAAATGTGAAGTGAGTTTCTCAGGCATGACATCTCCTCTTCTTCGTGTAGTTTAGCCGGAATGGGAGGAGGTGTCAACGGGAGTTTGATAATTCATTGGGCTTGCTATAAAATCAGAATCAATTATGTCAAACAATAAAACCGTCTGGTCTTCCGAGCAAGGCGATTTGAGGAAAACTCCCTCAGCCCAACCCTCTCCGACACGGAGAGGGGAGTCAGTGTCACCTCACCAGCAAACCGTCTACCTCC contains the following coding sequences:
- a CDS encoding site-specific integrase, with the protein product MPEKLTSHLNQNTRLASAIQSWERYLADQGRSPNTVKAFLSDVRLLTTFLPEDVTLGKVTTKDLNRYFEWMEKERDVPCSPKTLARRITATKSLFRWLHKFGALVVDPAEKVAQRSAISPIPTVLTPKEYDEVLLAADRHRRADKADARPYALVYLLLSTGIKKSETLGIKLEHLELDSPNGPQVFIKYAAPTNRYKERKLVLPSDWIPAYEEYAAQYQPKDKLFPWSPRRLEYLLEDISNETGLTKHLSFDMCRWTCALNDYRAGEEPDKIRQKLGVSKIQWRELFIKLQKLAGNK